A region from the Clostridia bacterium genome encodes:
- a CDS encoding DNA topoisomerase subunit B, which translates to MQNSYNAKDIQILEGLDAVRRRPGMYIGTTGLKGLHHILWEIVDNAIDEISNGYGSKIIVTLHPDGSASVEDNGRGIPVDIHPQLGVSGVEVVFTQLHAGGKFDNHNYSFSGGLHGVGASVTNALSEWLKVNVFKDGWEYHMEFASYETEDGKIKSGIPQSGLIKVAPTNKTGTLVRFYPDKRVFDSIIFNSDVIIKRLKELAFLNKGAFIIFQDTRDESNPIKKEFYYEGGLCDFVRYVNEAKNPLHEPIYFENTKDNVFLSMAMQYNDSYTDTIISYVNNIPTTEGGTHETGIKTAITKVFNDLARKYGMLKEKEPNLLGDDFREGLTAVISVKMANVQFEGQTKTKLGNSEARLACEYITTQELYKFFETNSRKSIAETIIQKAIGAARVREASRKAKEITRQKNSLENATLVGKLASCTSKKPELNELFIVEGDSAGGTAKQARVRSFQAILPLRGKPLNAEKKRLDQVLQNDEIRTLISALGAGIGEDFSVDNLNYHKVVILSDADQDGAHIKAILLTFFFRYMKDLINEGYVYMGVPPLYKVYKKDTVVYAYSDEELEEAKAKVGRGYQIQRYKGLGEMNADQLWETTMNPKTRKLVQVTIDDAAEAEKLVTILMGDAVELRRNYIIEHANFNKVDKFLGEIN; encoded by the coding sequence ATGCAAAACAGTTATAATGCTAAAGATATACAAATACTTGAAGGGCTTGATGCTGTCAGACGAAGACCAGGTATGTATATCGGTACTACTGGGCTAAAGGGTTTGCATCATATATTGTGGGAAATTGTTGATAACGCAATAGATGAAATAAGCAATGGTTATGGAAGTAAAATTATTGTAACCTTGCATCCTGATGGCAGCGCATCTGTTGAAGACAATGGTCGCGGTATTCCTGTCGATATTCATCCTCAATTGGGTGTAAGTGGCGTAGAAGTAGTATTTACTCAGCTTCATGCTGGCGGCAAATTTGATAATCACAATTATTCGTTTTCAGGCGGCTTGCATGGAGTAGGTGCGAGCGTAACCAATGCGCTAAGCGAATGGCTAAAGGTTAATGTTTTTAAAGACGGATGGGAATATCATATGGAATTTGCCTCCTATGAAACAGAAGACGGCAAAATCAAGAGTGGTATTCCTCAAAGCGGATTGATAAAAGTAGCACCGACTAATAAGACTGGAACGCTTGTTAGATTTTATCCAGATAAAAGAGTTTTTGATTCTATAATTTTTAATAGCGATGTTATTATAAAAAGATTAAAAGAACTTGCATTTTTAAATAAAGGTGCTTTTATAATTTTTCAGGATACAAGAGATGAATCCAATCCTATAAAAAAAGAGTTTTATTATGAAGGCGGATTGTGCGACTTTGTAAGATATGTAAATGAGGCCAAGAATCCGCTTCATGAGCCTATATATTTTGAAAATACCAAGGATAATGTTTTCCTTAGTATGGCTATGCAGTATAACGATTCTTATACTGATACCATAATTTCTTATGTTAACAACATTCCTACCACAGAAGGCGGCACTCATGAAACAGGCATAAAAACCGCAATCACAAAGGTCTTTAATGATCTTGCCAGAAAATATGGAATGTTAAAGGAAAAAGAACCTAATCTTTTGGGCGATGATTTTAGAGAAGGACTTACTGCAGTCATTTCTGTAAAAATGGCTAACGTGCAGTTTGAAGGACAAACCAAAACCAAATTAGGCAATTCTGAAGCAAGACTTGCTTGCGAGTATATTACCACACAAGAGTTATATAAATTTTTTGAAACTAATTCACGTAAAAGCATAGCAGAAACAATTATTCAAAAAGCAATAGGCGCAGCAAGAGTTAGAGAAGCGTCCAGAAAGGCAAAAGAAATTACACGACAAAAAAACAGTTTGGAAAATGCTACTTTAGTCGGAAAGCTGGCAAGCTGTACTTCAAAAAAACCTGAGCTTAATGAGCTATTCATAGTAGAAGGAGATTCGGCAGGCGGTACAGCAAAACAAGCAAGAGTTAGGTCATTTCAAGCGATTTTGCCTCTTAGAGGAAAGCCTCTAAACGCCGAAAAGAAAAGACTAGATCAGGTTTTGCAAAATGATGAAATAAGAACGCTTATAAGCGCTTTGGGTGCTGGTATAGGCGAAGATTTTAGTGTGGACAACCTTAATTATCATAAAGTAGTTATTTTATCAGATGCTGACCAAGACGGTGCTCACATAAAAGCGATTTTATTGACATTTTTCTTCAGATATATGAAGGATCTGATTAATGAAGGATATGTATATATGGGCGTTCCGCCTTTATATAAGGTTTATAAAAAAGATACGGTAGTGTACGCATATTCAGATGAAGAACTTGAAGAGGCCAAGGCAAAGGTAGGCAGAGGCTATCAAATTCAGCGGTATAAAGGCTTAGGTGAAATGAACGCTGATCAATTATGGGAAACTACCATGAATCCTAAAACACGAAAACTGGTTCAGGTTACCATTGATGATGCAGCGGAAGCCGAAAAACTTGTAACAATTCTTATGGGTGATGCTGTTGAATTGAGAAGGAACTATATTATTGAGCACGCTAACTTTAATAAAGTTGACAAATTTTTGGGAGAGATTAATTAA
- a CDS encoding DNA topoisomerase (ATP-hydrolyzing), whose amino-acid sequence MSENNVQEQNIIQKTMEEVMHNSMIPYSEHVIMERALPRVEDGLKPVQRRILYSLYELGVTPDKPYRKSARIVGDCLGKYHPHGDRSVYDAMVRMAQPFNMRHMLIDGHGNYGSVDGDSAAAMRYTEARLAPLAMELLRDLEKDTVKWSLNFDDTIKEPDMLPGRFPNLLVNGASGIAVGLATNIPTHNLGEVIDGVIAYIHNPKITLKEMMKIIKGPDFPTGGYIIAGSELYKAYETGKGKITIRAKIHIEVSENDKKSIVIDELPYQVNKAALLESIMEYRESKKEQLSGISEILDESDRNGMRAVIKVKKDADPRAICDILFKYTQLSQSFGINMVAIADGKPQQMGLLDIIAYYVNYQREVIVKRTKYELNEAQNREHILTGLMIAVANIDEVVKIIKTSASVNDARNNLCEKFLLSEIQAQAILDLRLARLTHLEVHKLEKELAEVRELIKKLQTILGSKKVQMEVIVNELNAIKKQYKEPRRTVILDDVSEYYIPSDDDEKPIENFMIGYNENGALKRIPIKNYSMSVKEFTDSSSKNDIHKLLEEAQTYDKVYCFTNLGNCYKVDVLSIPEAKWRDKGDDIKSCIPDIQKDEKVIKMFVIKENLPTNRLLFFTREGMIKKSDWSEYGVVKSSFQAVKLKEGDEVINIEEEIQKSSILFITALGMGLNADPSDVPTQGRISSGVKGILLSEDDYVVFAGQVTEHHNSILMISDKSSAKKIELSELGLLSRYRKGLKVFDLKGDSGDKLIWAAPNHKKDKLSIILIDDDDYMTAFSSDDVLKSTRTGKSKNLCKLNKNHYIKDVFLYNS is encoded by the coding sequence ATGAGCGAGAATAATGTGCAAGAGCAAAATATAATACAAAAAACTATGGAAGAGGTAATGCATAATTCCATGATTCCTTATTCGGAACATGTAATCATGGAAAGAGCTTTGCCCCGCGTAGAAGACGGCTTAAAACCGGTACAGCGTAGAATTTTGTACTCATTATACGAATTAGGAGTTACTCCAGATAAGCCTTACAGAAAATCTGCTCGTATCGTGGGTGATTGTCTAGGAAAATATCATCCTCACGGTGATAGATCAGTTTATGACGCAATGGTAAGAATGGCGCAGCCTTTTAATATGCGTCACATGTTGATAGACGGTCACGGCAATTATGGTTCTGTTGACGGCGATAGTGCGGCGGCTATGCGTTATACCGAAGCCAGACTTGCACCTCTTGCAATGGAACTTTTAAGGGATCTGGAAAAAGACACAGTAAAATGGAGTCTTAACTTTGACGATACAATAAAAGAACCTGATATGCTGCCCGGAAGATTTCCCAATCTTCTGGTCAATGGTGCTTCAGGTATAGCCGTAGGTCTTGCAACAAACATTCCTACTCATAATTTAGGTGAAGTAATAGATGGAGTAATTGCTTATATTCATAATCCCAAAATCACTCTAAAAGAAATGATGAAAATCATAAAAGGTCCTGATTTTCCTACCGGTGGTTATATTATTGCAGGATCAGAGCTTTATAAGGCATATGAGACAGGCAAGGGCAAAATTACAATCAGAGCCAAGATTCATATTGAAGTTTCTGAAAATGACAAAAAGAGTATAGTTATTGATGAATTACCTTATCAGGTCAATAAGGCTGCATTGCTTGAATCCATAATGGAGTATAGAGAATCAAAAAAAGAACAATTAAGCGGCATAAGTGAAATTTTAGATGAATCAGACAGAAACGGAATGCGTGCTGTGATAAAAGTAAAAAAAGACGCAGATCCTCGTGCTATATGTGATATTTTGTTCAAGTATACTCAATTATCACAATCTTTTGGAATCAACATGGTTGCTATTGCTGACGGCAAGCCTCAACAAATGGGTTTGCTAGATATAATCGCATATTATGTTAATTATCAGAGAGAAGTTATTGTAAAACGTACAAAATATGAACTCAATGAAGCGCAAAACAGAGAGCATATTTTGACAGGATTAATGATTGCAGTAGCTAACATTGACGAAGTTGTTAAGATCATTAAGACCAGTGCGTCAGTAAACGATGCCAGAAACAACTTGTGCGAAAAGTTTTTGTTAAGCGAAATTCAAGCGCAAGCAATTTTGGATTTGAGATTGGCAAGATTGACTCATCTAGAAGTGCATAAGCTTGAAAAAGAGCTTGCAGAAGTTAGGGAATTAATCAAAAAGTTACAGACAATTTTGGGAAGCAAAAAAGTCCAAATGGAAGTTATAGTAAACGAACTTAACGCTATAAAAAAGCAATACAAAGAGCCCAGAAGAACTGTTATACTAGACGATGTTTCAGAATATTATATACCTTCTGATGACGATGAAAAACCTATTGAAAACTTTATGATAGGATATAACGAGAACGGAGCATTAAAACGTATTCCTATCAAAAATTATTCAATGTCGGTAAAAGAGTTTACTGATAGTTCAAGTAAAAACGATATTCATAAGTTATTGGAAGAAGCACAAACTTATGACAAAGTATATTGCTTTACCAATTTAGGTAACTGTTATAAAGTTGATGTTTTATCCATACCAGAGGCAAAATGGCGTGACAAGGGTGACGATATAAAATCTTGTATTCCTGATATTCAAAAAGATGAAAAAGTCATCAAGATGTTTGTTATAAAAGAAAATTTGCCTACTAACAGGCTGTTATTCTTTACACGCGAGGGCATGATAAAGAAATCGGATTGGTCAGAATACGGCGTTGTAAAATCTTCTTTCCAAGCTGTGAAACTCAAGGAAGGCGATGAAGTAATCAACATAGAAGAAGAAATCCAAAAATCTTCTATATTGTTTATAACCGCCCTTGGAATGGGACTTAATGCTGATCCAAGCGATGTACCTACTCAAGGCAGAATTTCAAGCGGAGTTAAGGGTATATTGTTATCTGAAGACGATTACGTGGTATTTGCAGGTCAGGTAACAGAGCATCATAACAGCATATTAATGATCAGCGACAAAAGCAGTGCTAAGAAAATTGAGCTTAGCGAATTAGGACTTTTGAGCAGGTATAGAAAAGGGCTAAAAGTCTTTGACTTAAAAGGCGATAGCGGTGATAAACTTATATGGGCTGCGCCTAATCACAAAAAAGATAAACTTTCTATTATCTTAATCGATGATGATGATTATATGACAGCATTTAGTTCTGACGATGTTCTAAAGTCTACCCGAACAGGTAAGAGCAAAAATCTTTGCAAGCTTAATAAAAATCATTATATAAAAGATGTATTTTTATATAATTCATAA
- a CDS encoding alpha/beta hydrolase, which translates to MQREWFVANDGTRLNLAVFETNIPRCVVQIVHGMNEHMGRYQDFAEFLNSKGVIVVGDDHRAHGLTAGVRDKVGKADYDIFEKTLSDEREITAYLKQKYKLPIVVLGHSYGSFLVQKYIQTPSAQDVAGFILTGTGKLDFLSVLFGRIVSNLNNVEKDAYFIANLTFRAYDKKLKGNLNDWLTRDSNIVQKYNEDKFIVPVFSYGFYRSFFKGLMNLYSKDFNNIDKDTNICIMCGTKDGVGAWGKYPKALFEAYKKIGLNNVELKMYEDMRHEILNEIGKMDVYKDILAYINRVIKE; encoded by the coding sequence ATGCAAAGAGAATGGTTTGTTGCAAATGATGGTACTCGCCTTAATTTAGCTGTTTTTGAAACCAATATTCCGCGTTGCGTTGTCCAAATTGTTCATGGTATGAATGAGCATATGGGCAGGTATCAAGATTTTGCCGAATTTCTCAACTCAAAAGGGGTTATAGTCGTAGGTGATGACCATAGGGCGCACGGCTTGACAGCGGGAGTAAGAGATAAAGTAGGCAAAGCAGACTATGACATTTTTGAAAAGACGCTAAGTGATGAGCGTGAAATCACAGCATATCTAAAACAAAAATACAAACTTCCGATTGTTGTTTTAGGTCATAGTTACGGTTCGTTTTTGGTCCAAAAGTATATTCAAACCCCTAGCGCTCAAGATGTCGCAGGGTTTATCTTGACAGGAACAGGCAAGCTGGATTTTTTGAGTGTATTGTTTGGCAGGATTGTTTCCAATCTAAATAACGTAGAAAAAGACGCATATTTTATAGCAAACCTTACATTTAGAGCTTATGACAAGAAGCTCAAAGGCAATCTTAACGATTGGTTGACTCGTGATTCTAATATTGTTCAAAAATATAATGAAGATAAGTTCATAGTACCAGTTTTTTCCTATGGTTTTTATCGTTCGTTTTTTAAAGGGCTCATGAATCTGTATTCAAAAGATTTTAACAACATCGATAAAGACACTAACATCTGCATCATGTGCGGAACAAAAGACGGAGTGGGCGCATGGGGTAAATATCCAAAAGCATTGTTTGAAGCTTATAAAAAAATAGGTTTGAATAATGTTGAACTAAAGATGTATGAAGATATGCGCCATGAAATCTTGAATGAAATAGGAAAAATGGACGTATATAAAGATATTCTTGCCTATATCAATAGAGTGATCAAAGAATAA